AATTAATTCTCTAAATAAAATTAATGACAAAGACCAGAAGGGTATAAAATTATTTTTACAAAGGAAGGTCAAAGGAATTAAATAGAATACTTTATCGCTTAAGGGATCAAGGATAGCTCCTAATCTGGTTTTAAGATTAAATTTCCTTGCAATTAACCCGTCAAAATAATCAGTTAAGCCTCCAATAATGATCAATATAAAGACATAAAAAGGTCTGTTAGTTTCTAAAAAAAGTATTAATGGAAATACAAGGAAAAGTCGAGATATCGATAGTAAATTTGGAATATTCAATGCCAATTTTTTAAGATTTTTTCTTAATAACAAATTAGTTTTTGTATATAAAAAATATATTACACTCTCAACAAGCTTAATTTTTTAGGAAAAATATTAGATGGTTTTTGATTCTAGATTCTAAAATTTAATTTAAATATGAATCCTAAAGATTATAAACTCAACTTCTCTTTATGAATGATGATGTTTTATATTACAAAATTATTCCTTATATCTAATGCAGCCTCATAGCCTAAAGCTATCTCCAGAATCTGATTTGATAAATTCAATTAAAGAATATTCTTTATCGAATAATTTATACGGGTATGTTTCTGGAGTGGTTGGTAATCTTAGAACAGTTTGTATTCAATGCCCAGGTAATCAAGAGATAAATAAATTTGAAGGAAATCTAGAGATAGTTTCTTTAAATGGACATTTTAATAAAGGAGATGTTCATTTACATTTGAGTTTTGCAGATGAGGGATGTAATGTGTTTGGCGGGCATCTTGAGGAGGGATGTATTGTAAAAAAAGGTACTGATGTATTATTACTTTCTTTTGAACAGAAAATTATTAATATCTCAAATCATGATTTAATCACTAATGAATCACGTGTAAAAGCATATATTTTAAAGGATTGTCCTTGGTCTAAAAGAGCAATTAGGTTGCTTAATTCTTTATCTATCCCTCATGAAGTTACTCTAATAGACAATGATGAGAGCTTTCAAAAAATTATGGCTCAAAGTAGCCATAATACTTTCCCTCAAATATTTTTGGATAATAAATTTTATGGAGGATATGATGAACTTTCAGAACAAGCAAAATTGGATAACTTAATTTCATTTAAGTAATCTAAATTTTTTAAATATCACGATTAGTAAGCTTTTCAGCAACTAATTCGTCCTCTAACTGCTTTATTAATCTTGATACAAGACTTTGAAATTCTGGTTGACAGCCTTTAAATGCAGCTTTATGTCTTATTGGCTCATTTCTAGTTCTTAAATCAGTAAGCATTAATTGTAATGCATCAATTTTGGGATTTATTTTCATAGTTTTAATTTATATATTTACATCTTTTAAATCATTTGCATAGCTTTTTTAAAAGATATCTTTTTATTATCATTCGAACTTGTAACTTCTATTAATTTATTTATGGATTCTTTGTTTTTTAAAGAATCTATACAACATTGCGCAACTAATCTCCTTGGGATTGATCCATTAATTTGAGTATCCTCTTTTGAATAATTTATATTTTCTGATTTAATATCTTCATTTTCCTTTAATCCTCCAGGTCTAATAATAGTCCATTCAAAATTTGCATTGCGTAGAAAGTTTTCACCTAATTTCTTCCAAATAAGAATTAAGCCAAATAAGTTTAATGGGTGAAATAATTTACCAGTACAAAGGGAACTAACTAAAATAACTCTTTTAATACCAACTCTTTTGCAACTCTCTAATTGCCTGTATACACCTAATGCATCAACCTTTGCGGGACCAGTTAAATCTAATGATGCTCTCGCTCCAGTCGCAATTATCAAAGCATCAATATCTTTTAACGCTTCATCAAGTTCTCCTTTTTTGTCTAATGAAATCCTAATTGTTTCTAAACGCTCTAGTCCTGCTGAGACTTTTGAATTCTTTCTGATGATTTGCCTTACTTTATATCCTTTCTTAACTGCTTCTTCGGAAATTCTATAACCTGTTTTCCCCGATGCACCAGTAATTGCTATTTTCATGATTAAAGAACTAATTTAAATATTATATAAATTTCTTAAGGCTTTTTACATATAAATTTCTTTTTTCTTTTGGGATAAAGAGTGCGACATAAATAACATTTTGTTCCATCACAGCCTCTTGCTGTACAGTATTCTCTGCCATAAAAGATTATTTGCAAATGTAAGTTATTCCAATCATTAACAGGAAATATTTTTTTTAAGTCTTTTTCTGTTTGAACTACGCTATCGCCATTTGATAGACCCCATCTTTGTGCCAACCTGTGTATGTGAGTATCGACTGGGAATGAGGGTATTTTAAACACTTGAGACATTACAACTGAGGCTGTTTTATGACCTACCCCTGGAAGAGATTCAAGCTTCTCAAAAGAATCTGGGACCGTACCATTATGCTTCTCAATCAATAATTTAGATAAGTTATAGATGTTCTTTGATTTTTGATTAGATAGACCTAAAAATTTTATGTATTCGTAAATGCCATTAATACCTAGCTGTATCATCTTTTCTGGATTATCTGCAACTTTAAATAAGCTTTTTGTTAATTCATTAACTTTCTTATCTGTTGATTGAGCACTTAAAACTACGGCGACTAGAAGAGTATAGGCATTTGTATGATCAAGGGGTATTGGAGGCGATGGATATAGCTTTTTGAGTTCCTTGCGTATTATTTCTGCTCTTTCAGACTTTCTCATTAAATTTAAAAATAAAATGGTGTATAAAATTATACATGGGATATTTTAGGTGAATATTTTCTGCTACCTTAATATATTTGAATAAGAAGAACTTAGTGAAAAATGATGCGTTAACAATTGATGATTTGCATCATAAATACGATAAGAGAGAATGTTCAAATTGGATATTAAACGAAATTAATCTGAAAATTGAAAATGGCGAATTGTTAGGGTTACTTGGTCCTTCTGGTTGCGGAAAAACTACTCTTTTAAGATTAATCGCGGGGTTCGAATATCCCTCTAAAGGGAGGATTTCTCTAAATGATAAGGAAATTTCTAGTAGGAAAAAAATTCTTAGTCCTGAGAAAAGAAATATTGGTATGGTTTTTCAAGACTATGCACTTTTCCCTCATTTAACTGTTTTGGAAAATGTAATTTTTGGGTTGAAAAACAAAAAAGACAGATCTAGAGTTGACTATTTATTGAATGTTGTTGGTCTTGATAATTTTGTTGAAAGGTACCCACATGAACTGTCTGGAGGCCAAAAACAAAGACTCGCAATTGCGAGAGCTCTTGCTCCAGGTACAAATTTTATTTTATTAGATGAACCTTTTTGTAGTCTTGATATGCATGTCAAACTAAAATTGAGAAGTGAACTCCCTAATATCCTAAAAGGTTGTAATGCAAGCGGATTGATGGTTACTCATGATCCGGAAGAAGCGATGTCAATTTGTGATAAGGTCGCCGTTATGAATGATGGGAAAATACATCAAATTGATACGCCAATTAACCTTCTAAATAATCCCAAGACCATATTTGTTAGTAGTTTTATTTTGGGTAATAATATTATTAATCTCAAAAAAAATGGTAATTCATATATTTCTTGTTTAGGTGAAATAAATTGTTCAGAGTATTTGAAAAATACAGGTATCAAAAGTATGTCAATTTCGCCTAAATTTATTTCAATTAAAAGATCAGAATCTGGTGAGGCGATTGTTATGTCTAAAGAATTTCTTGGAGAATTTCTTATATATAAAGTATCTATTAATGGAAACATATTGCGGGTTAGAACTGATATTAATAATCTTCTAAATAATGGTGATAAATGTTCTCTTTCTATAAATAAAAATAGTTTTTATTTTTTATATCCTGGAGCACATAAGGTAAATATATAGAATTTATTTATAGGCAATTACACTTGCCTCCCTTCCAATTAGAGCATTTTTTCTTTTTACATTTCTTTTTTTTACTTTTATATATTTTTTTAGTTAATAGCAGTTCAGAAAAACTGTACTCTGAATTCATTTATAGTATTGCGAGTGATTTTCATTATCATATTATTTAATTTAATTTAAAGTATTTATTAATTACTAATTTATACAAAATGTTGTATTATTTAGTTAGATACTTATCTGAAAATGAATGAAAATAATTTAAAAACAAAGAAATTAATTAATTTTGGTCCATCTGGAAGAGCTGTCGCTCAACCAATAGACAATAGTTTATTGGATAACATTTTTGAACATCTAACAATGGAAAGATATGCCAATGTTCAATATTTTTCTATGTATCTATGGTTTCAAGAACGTGATTTAAATGGATTTGCCTCTCATTTTCTAAGTGAATCACAAGGTGAAATGGAACATGCTCAGAAATTTGCAGATTACTTAATCGCAAGAGGACAAAGCGTAAAATTAGATGAAATTCCTGCACCCGTTCAAACATGGGATTCAATAGAGGAGCTGATTTCTTATTCTTTCAACATGGAGGCTGATTTAACTTCATCTCTACAACAACTTTATTCAATATCAGAAAGAATTTCAGATACAAGAACTAACGTATTTTTAGATCCAATTATAGAGGCTCAAACACAATCAGAAGATGAATTTGCCAACATACTGGGCAAAGTAAAGTTTGCTTCTAATCAACCTTCGGCGATCTTATTAATAGATAGTGATTTAAAGAAAAAATAAATTACTTTCAAATTTATTTTCATTCAATGTCCTTTTGGTTATTTCAAAAAGTAAATTCGAAAAGTTGATTTTCTCATTATTTTTATTTAAGGTTTCAGCTATTTTATGAATCTCATTTACTCTTTTAAAAATATTTTTGTTTTCAGTAAGTAACCTTCCCTTCAATGCTTTATTCTCTGTGGTTTTGTAGGATTGCTTGATATTTCTGAGTCTATTCGATAAAACATCAACTTCCATTAACAAGTTGTTAGTAAGTGATTGTGATTCCTTCATATTTTTATAGGGGCGATGTTTCAATAAAAGAAGGTGCAACACTTACTGTTTGGGTTCCAATAGGAGCTATTAATAACTCAGATGATCTTAATTTAGAAATTAATCTTGTCGATGTTACTCGTGTAGAACCGATTAATTCACCAATCCTTTCATGAGTTAACCTAAAAGGTAACTCACACCATTGACCACATCTTCTACCTAGACGATTTACTAGTATTGAAAACAACGCTTGTAATCGCTGTTCTGCATTTCCTAAGTGTCTAATTCTAAGAAGTTGCAAAGTCCATTCATTTACTGCATCGAAACCGATATTCTCATCAATATTTACATTGCTGTGAAACGACAAATCTGTTAGTGCTTCAACGCAGACCCCTTCACTACATAAAAGGTCCGTTCTTAATTGATCACCTGATTGTAAAAATGCGAGTGTCATCCCTTCAGTTTCTTCACAAGGACAATAAACTCTTGCAATTCCACTTTCAACTTCTAAGCATGTCCCTTTTGGTCTTGATGAAGGATCTATTAATACGGATTGTCCAGTTATTATCCTTACCGATTTTGACGGAGATTCTCCATAACTATGGAAATTCATTAATTTAAATTTGATAATGAGAATTATTATCAATTATGGACTAAAAAATTACTTATTGCAATAGATTCTCATTATCATAACAATTCTGATGTTTTTCTTTACATAGTTTTTAGGAATATAATTTAGATAGAATTACTAAACTTTTTATTCTTTATGAGCGCAAATAGAGTTTGTTTTAATTGTGGAAGTTCTTCATTCGTCTCAGATCGATCTTTAGGAGGTAGGATTGTATGCTCTAAATGTGGATCTTCTTCATTTAAAAATAAATCCTCTTCATTTTTAAAAAGTAAAAAATTAGTATTTCTTGCTATTGCGATAGCTATTTTTATAATTGTTATTTAGATAATCTGTTTATATTCCAAATTCCATTATTATTAGTAACCTCTACTTGAATACTATATAACTTATTAAGATTTTCACTATTTATAACCTCATTTTGATCTCCATCGGCGATTATTTTGCCATCTTTTAGCATTATGACTCGATCATAAATTTTTGTAATTGTTGAAATATCATGAGTGACACATAAAATTTTTGTATTTAATTTTGACAATTCATTAACCTTATCAACTACAAAAAACTTTGATTTATAATCTAAATTTGCAATTGGTTCATCTAGGATTAAGATTTCTGGTTTTTTGATTAATGCCCTTGCAATAAGGGAAATTTGTTTTTCTCCATCAGATAAATAGGAAAAATTCTTTTTAGATAAATTTGATATATTCATTTTCTTCATGATTTCTTCCACCTTATAAGAATCTCTATCAGATTTATTTTGTACGTAACAATATCTGCCATACAGTCCACTTAAAATTAAATCAAATACTTGTAAATTTGGATTTATTCTATTTTTTATATCATTATTTACGGTACTTATCTTTTTTCTAAGTTCCCATAAATTTATAAGTTCTTTGTCAAATATCTTCAGTTTCGATTCATTAGCTACTACTGGGTATAAGTTTCTATTAATTATTTCAATTAGAGATGATTTACCTGAACCATTTGGTCCAATTAATATTACATTTTCTGAATAAGATATCTTTAAATTTAAATCTTTAATTACTCTAAAGCCATTTCTAAAACAATTTATATTTTTTGCGTCAAACCAAAATTTATTAAACACTAAAACTTATTACTCCAAAATATAATCAATTGAATCGAGCTTAAAATAAATATAAAGAGATAAAGCCAATTCAACCATGAAGGTCTATCTACTTTCTTCATGGATTATATTATTAACATAAAAAATATAAGCGGAGCAGCAAATCTTACAAATGTTTTTCTAATAATATCTATATTATTTGCAATTTCTAACTTCTTTATTTCAGGAGGATATTTCAATATAACTTTGTCATATACATCAAGATTTTGGGTTTTGTTAATATTTTTCCATGGTTCATCTTTATCTTCAGACTTCTTGTACCACTTCCAAAAATAATTTATTATCCTATCTTCTCCCAATAATTTTATTTCATCCTTACTTATAAATCCCATATCGTGATTATATGTTTGTGTTTTTAAAATCATATAATCTTCATCGAAGATCTTATAAAAAATCTTTCTTTGAGTCTCTTTAAATAATAAGAGGTTATTAAGTAGTTTATTTTGTAGAAATTTCCTGTAATGTCTTACTATCACTCTTGCTTTGTTGTTTCCTAGAGGGATATGATCTAAAACTTGTAAATATCTTGATGAGGAAGGATCGCCTTTGTAAATTAATATTCTTCCTGGAGGTATGTACTTAATGCGAATAAATTCTTTTTTAGGGTCATTCTTGTAATAATAAATACTTTCAATGTATGAGGGATTAATATTAATTTTCTGGGTAAAACTAACTAATACGTTTTTATTCACATCTTTATCTGGGATTGTATCGCCATGAACCCAAAAGATATGAAGGATATCTAGGTGATTTTCAATGATCCTTGACCAATCACATTTGAAGTCGACTAATACCTCCTCAAAGACATAATCCATATATGAAAAACCATTTTCATATAATTCGTAGTTACTTATAGGTGTATCTTCACTTATATTATTTAAATCAGTCTCAGATTTTTTAGAAAAATGTACAAAAATATATCCATTTTTTTCTGAAGTTTTGTATTGAGATAAATGAATACTTTTGGCGTAGTTATCGTAGTTATTATCAACTATATGGCGACATGTTATTCTGTCGAGATTTTGGCAACTTCCTCTAGATGAAAATTTAGCTCCATGATATGGGCAGGTTATTACTCCATCTGATAATGTCCCTCCAAAAAAGGAGGCCCCTCTATGTGGACAAATATTTTTAATGCACCTAACGTTTTTATTTTCATCTCTATAAAGAACAAGAGGCTCATCATAGAGTGAAAAATAATATAACTTATTTTTTTTTAGTTCTTTAGAGGGACAAATTGCATACCAACCAAATAAACCTATATTTAAATCTTTTTGAGTTTCTCTAATATCAAACGAGTCAATTTTTACTACCGTTCCTTTTTTAAATGGCTTAAGAACGGTATTAAAGTCTTTTGATTTAAAAAAATTAATTTGTCTGTTTTCCATAAATTAATTTCTTTTTTTAAATGACTGTTTATCTTTCGGAACTATAACCCAAGTAAATAATCAATTTCTTATAAAAAGAAAATTCTCTATTATTTGTAGCAATATTTATGTAGCTATAGAAAAATATTGAGTCTCTATCGTATCTATGTATCTTTATTTCATATTTTTTGTATCTTTTGTGATTCTTTCAAATTTTTTATGTAATCAATAGCATCATCAATATTTTTGTGGAAATTACATTGACCCAAATAACAACCTATAAATCTTAAAAATTTTCTCTTTCCACCACTAATTTCATATCTATGTATTGTTCCGCCATCTATAGGAGCATAAATAAGTTCTGGTAATGCCATATTAATTTTGTATTTAATACTTAATTTAAAAATAATTCATGTTTAAATACATTTCCATAGCTCAATACATATATTTAATAATTAATTTACTTATTTTATATAAATATTTATTGAATACCCATGTATTATTTGTTATCTATTAATTATTGATATGGATTTTTGATGCCAAAAGCATTTAGGCGTTTTTTAAAAAAATTACCAAAAAAAATTCAAACTATAAAATACTCATTTAGAGAGTTTTTATCATCCAAAATATGAAATAACTGTTCTGGTTAATAAATTTTTAATTTCTATAATTTTTAATAAAACATAGTCGGCAAAGTTAAATTTTAAACTATATTAAATTTGCAATTTTTGAAATTTTATGATCAAAAGGGTTTTTGCGATATTCACTTTAACTTTTCTTTTTCTATTTAGTAGTCCAGTTCACTCATTAGATACTTCTTCAAAAACTCTTGAAAAGTATACTAAAAAGATTTCTAGCAAGTTCACTAGAACTTACTGCAACACTTCCAACTTCGGTATTTCTTATGAAGGAGCTTTGGCATTTGCTATTGGAGAAACTAATAAGGAATTTAAAAATAATAAACTCAATAAGTTGATAGATTATTCTTTACTAAAAAATTCAATAGTTAATGATTTAGAAAATAATTGCCAGGTTTATGATTTCGATATTAGTAATTTAGAAAATTTGAAGATTAACTAGAAAATGTATATTGTATGAGTCTTATTTTTTTCCTATCCA
This is a stretch of genomic DNA from Prochlorococcus marinus XMU1412. It encodes these proteins:
- a CDS encoding PCC domain-containing protein — translated: MQPHSLKLSPESDLINSIKEYSLSNNLYGYVSGVVGNLRTVCIQCPGNQEINKFEGNLEIVSLNGHFNKGDVHLHLSFADEGCNVFGGHLEEGCIVKKGTDVLLLSFEQKIINISNHDLITNESRVKAYILKDCPWSKRAIRLLNSLSIPHEVTLIDNDESFQKIMAQSSHNTFPQIFLDNKFYGGYDELSEQAKLDNLISFK
- the nth gene encoding endonuclease III, with product MRKSERAEIIRKELKKLYPSPPIPLDHTNAYTLLVAVVLSAQSTDKKVNELTKSLFKVADNPEKMIQLGINGIYEYIKFLGLSNQKSKNIYNLSKLLIEKHNGTVPDSFEKLESLPGVGHKTASVVMSQVFKIPSFPVDTHIHRLAQRWGLSNGDSVVQTEKDLKKIFPVNDWNNLHLQIIFYGREYCTARGCDGTKCYLCRTLYPKRKKKFICKKP
- a CDS encoding Crp/Fnr family transcriptional regulator; this encodes MNFHSYGESPSKSVRIITGQSVLIDPSSRPKGTCLEVESGIARVYCPCEETEGMTLAFLQSGDQLRTDLLCSEGVCVEALTDLSFHSNVNIDENIGFDAVNEWTLQLLRIRHLGNAEQRLQALFSILVNRLGRRCGQWCELPFRLTHERIGELIGSTRVTSTRLISKLRSSELLIAPIGTQTVSVAPSFIETSPL
- a CDS encoding ABC transporter ATP-binding protein; amino-acid sequence: MFNKFWFDAKNINCFRNGFRVIKDLNLKISYSENVILIGPNGSGKSSLIEIINRNLYPVVANESKLKIFDKELINLWELRKKISTVNNDIKNRINPNLQVFDLILSGLYGRYCYVQNKSDRDSYKVEEIMKKMNISNLSKKNFSYLSDGEKQISLIARALIKKPEILILDEPIANLDYKSKFFVVDKVNELSKLNTKILCVTHDISTITKIYDRVIMLKDGKIIADGDQNEVINSENLNKLYSIQVEVTNNNGIWNINRLSK
- a CDS encoding ABC transporter ATP-binding protein, producing the protein MKNDALTIDDLHHKYDKRECSNWILNEINLKIENGELLGLLGPSGCGKTTLLRLIAGFEYPSKGRISLNDKEISSRKKILSPEKRNIGMVFQDYALFPHLTVLENVIFGLKNKKDRSRVDYLLNVVGLDNFVERYPHELSGGQKQRLAIARALAPGTNFILLDEPFCSLDMHVKLKLRSELPNILKGCNASGLMVTHDPEEAMSICDKVAVMNDGKIHQIDTPINLLNNPKTIFVSSFILGNNIINLKKNGNSYISCLGEINCSEYLKNTGIKSMSISPKFISIKRSESGEAIVMSKEFLGEFLIYKVSINGNILRVRTDINNLLNNGDKCSLSINKNSFYFLYPGAHKVNI
- a CDS encoding SDR family oxidoreductase; translation: MKIAITGASGKTGYRISEEAVKKGYKVRQIIRKNSKVSAGLERLETIRISLDKKGELDEALKDIDALIIATGARASLDLTGPAKVDALGVYRQLESCKRVGIKRVILVSSLCTGKLFHPLNLFGLILIWKKLGENFLRNANFEWTIIRPGGLKENEDIKSENINYSKEDTQINGSIPRRLVAQCCIDSLKNKESINKLIEVTSSNDNKKISFKKAMQMI
- the pgsA gene encoding CDP-diacylglycerol--glycerol-3-phosphate 3-phosphatidyltransferase; its protein translation is MLLRKNLKKLALNIPNLLSISRLFLVFPLILFLETNRPFYVFILIIIGGLTDYFDGLIARKFNLKTRLGAILDPLSDKVFYLIPLTFLCKNNFIPFWSLSLILFRELIISSLRNSTKDGLPASMLGKYKTFFFFISVITFFTPLKISFFNNLALIFYWLGFILTFVTLLGYLRIKKNII
- a CDS encoding Rieske 2Fe-2S domain-containing protein: MENRQINFFKSKDFNTVLKPFKKGTVVKIDSFDIRETQKDLNIGLFGWYAICPSKELKKNKLYYFSLYDEPLVLYRDENKNVRCIKNICPHRGASFFGGTLSDGVITCPYHGAKFSSRGSCQNLDRITCRHIVDNNYDNYAKSIHLSQYKTSEKNGYIFVHFSKKSETDLNNISEDTPISNYELYENGFSYMDYVFEEVLVDFKCDWSRIIENHLDILHIFWVHGDTIPDKDVNKNVLVSFTQKININPSYIESIYYYKNDPKKEFIRIKYIPPGRILIYKGDPSSSRYLQVLDHIPLGNNKARVIVRHYRKFLQNKLLNNLLLFKETQRKIFYKIFDEDYMILKTQTYNHDMGFISKDEIKLLGEDRIINYFWKWYKKSEDKDEPWKNINKTQNLDVYDKVILKYPPEIKKLEIANNIDIIRKTFVRFAAPLIFFMLII
- a CDS encoding ferritin translates to MNENNLKTKKLINFGPSGRAVAQPIDNSLLDNIFEHLTMERYANVQYFSMYLWFQERDLNGFASHFLSESQGEMEHAQKFADYLIARGQSVKLDEIPAPVQTWDSIEELISYSFNMEADLTSSLQQLYSISERISDTRTNVFLDPIIEAQTQSEDEFANILGKVKFASNQPSAILLIDSDLKKK
- a CDS encoding RNA-binding protein; amino-acid sequence: MIKRVFAIFTLTFLFLFSSPVHSLDTSSKTLEKYTKKISSKFTRTYCNTSNFGISYEGALAFAIGETNKEFKNNKLNKLIDYSLLKNSIVNDLENNCQVYDFDISNLENLKIN